The nucleotide sequence TCGAGGCGATGCGGGAGGCGGCGCGAGCCAACGACCCGCGTGCCTACAGCGACCACAACGCGACCTTTCACCGGGTCATCGTGGCTTCGTCGGGAAACACCCCGTTACTGACCGCATGGGAGTCACTCGGCGTGGAGGCTCGCCTGCTCGTCACGACCATGACGACGGTGCCGAACCTGACCGAGGCAGCGGAACGGCATGTCCCGATCCTCGAGGCCGTCGAGCGTGGCGACATCGAGCTGGTCTCGGCCCTGTTACGCGAGCACCAGCACACGTATGAAGCACTGCCCCACAGCAACTCCGCCGCGATCAGTCGCGGTCCCTGACGGGGGCCTGCCCGAACAGCGGCGGCCGTTTTTCCAGAAATGCCCGCAGACCCTCCGCGGCGTCGGCCGACGTCCGCACCGCATTCGACAGTTCGAACTCCACCGAGAGCCCGGCATCCAGGGGAAGGTCGAGGCCTCGTCGTACGGCGGCCTTGATGGATCTGACTGCGGTTGCGCTTCGTCCGGCAATCTCTGCTGCGATCGACGCAGCCTCCTGCTGAAGTTCCTCCGGCGCCACGACACGGCTCACGAGCCCCAGCCGCAACGCCTCGGCGGCATCAACGTCTCGACCGGTGAGCATGAGGTCGAGGGCAGGTCCAACTCCGATCAGTCGCGGGAGTCGCTGGGTTCCCCCGAACCCGGGCATGATGCCAAGGCGGATCTCCGGTTGCCCGAACCGCGCGCTCGTCGATGCGATTCGAAGGTCGGCGGACATCGCAAGCTCGCACCCCCCACCCAGGCAAAGCCCGTTGATCGCGGCGACGACCGGTACCGCCACTGACTCGATTCGCCTCATGAGCTGACTGCCCAGGGCAGTGCGCTCCGATGCCCGGTCAGGCGGGGTCTCGGCAGCCTCCCGAATGTCTGCCCCAGCGACGAAGCACCGGTCACCGAGGGCTGACAGAACCACGCACCGCACCGTGGGGTCCCGGTCGAGCGCCTCGAACGCGGCAAGCAGTTCACCGAGCAAGGCGGTCGAGAGTGCGTTGACCGGGGGCCTGTCGACCAACACGGTAGCCACCGCTCCGTCCATGCCCACCCGCAACTGACTCATCGTGCGCTCCTCATCGTCTTTGGCTGATCAGTCCTCGGCCATCCGGAGAACGGCGCGGTCATTTCCCATCCGGCCCGCGAGAGCCTCGGCGATGCGAGCCGAGTCGCGCCAGTTCATCTCCTGCACCGGGGCCGTGCGTATGCGGCCCTCGCTCACCCAATTGATCAGGTTGCCGAGGTCGGCTCCAACAGGGGCTGCCGTGGCATCGACCACCAGGCGATAGCCCTGAACAAGGCACCCGGCGGACACCAGATCGCTCGGGGCCAGGCCGGCCGAGGCATCCCCGAGATTTCCGACGATGACGACCCGGCCGAACGGCCGGCACGCGCCCACCGCGACCTGTGTGGCCGACCCGCCCACCGTGTCGACGACGAGGTCGCAGGATGCCCTCACCGGTGAGGCGCCAGACAGAACCTCGTGGGCGCCGAGGTCGCGTACGCGCTGAGCGGCCTCGGCGCTACGGACAAGGGCAATGACACGGGCTCCCGCGAGCACCGCCAACTGGATCGCATACGAGGCGACTGCGCCACCGCCAATAACCAGGACGGTCGCGCCGAGGAGGTTCGGGCACGTTCGGACGGCCCGCAGTGCGGTCAGCCCGGCCACCGGTATGGTCGCGGCCTCTGCCGTACTCACCGCGACGGGAACCCGGCTCACATCAGCCTGTCTGACGCTGACGAGCTCCGCCCAGCCACCACCAGGCAGCGACAGCGCGAGCACTCGCTCGCCCGGTGTCAGAGTCGAATCTGTCCCCGCCCGCTCGACAACCCCGACCACGTCCCATCCGAAGACGTGCCCGTCCGAGGCCTCGTTCAGCCGCGATCGTTCACCCCGATTGAGGGCAGAGGCCAACACCCTCAGGACGACGTGTGTGGGAGGCGGATCAGCCGGATCCGGTACCTCTCTGAGCTCGAGCTGCGCGGCCGACCCACGGGAAACGGCAAGAGCAAGCACTCCTACTCCAATCTCCGAACCCGCCAGGCGGCTTCGACCTCATTGAGTTCGCGGCGTTCCGCGGGGCGCTGGTTGATGCGACGGAGCGTCTTGCCAGGGAACCACTCCAGTCCTACAGTGACGCATCATAGATGACCGATTATTGAGGATTCCGATGCGAGGTTCCCCGCGCGACCTGCCCGTTCGTCGCACGATCGGTGCGCGGTCGTCAGGGCACGGGCGATGAAGGCAGTCATCGTCGGGGCCGGAACCATGGGACAGGGCATCGCCGAAGTCGGATTGTCGGCAGGGTGGGAGATCCACCTTGTCGACGTTGATCAAGAGATCCTGCAGGCCGCACGATCGGCGATCATGCGGCGCTTGGCGCGTCGGCCGGCCGACCGCGAGCCGGCATCGCAACCCAGCATCGACACGCTGTGTCTCGGCACGGATCTACGAACAGCCTGCCTGCGGGCCGATGTCGTGATCGAGACCGCATCCGAGGACTTGGCGGTCAAGGTCGGCATACTCACCGCAGCCGCCGAGGCGACGACATCGGACGCCATCCTTGCCACGAATACGTCCGCCTTGAGCGTTACCGAGATGGGGGCGGCAAGCGGTGCACCACACCGCCTGGTCGGTCTTCACTTCTTCAACCCGGTGCCGAGAATGCGCTTGGTTGAAGTAATCCGCGGTCTGGAGACCTCCGAAGCTGTGGTGGAGCGGGCGGCGAACTTCTGCCTCGAACTTGGTAAGGATCCCGTGATCCTGAATGACTCGCCTGCGTTCGTGGCAAGCCGAGTCAACGCGCTTATCGGCAACGAGGCTTTCACGATGTTGCAGGAAGGCGTCGCGTCTGCTGAAGACATCGACAAGGCGCTCCGTCTTGGCCTCAACCATCCGATGGGACCCTTCGAGCTCGGCGATCTGGTTGGCTGGGACGTCCGTTACAAGGTGCTGCAGCACTTGCACGTAACGCTCGGAGACCGATTCCGACCGAATCCCCTGATGGTGAAATACGTGCAGGCCGGACGTCTGGGGCGCAAGACCGGCCGCGGTGTCTACGAGTATCCCGCGATCGATTCAAAAGGATAGCCCGTTCACGACGGCAGACCGCCTCAGGTAGCTCGTGAGTCGAATCCTGGGGCGTCAATGGCAGAAGGGTTCAATCCGTGGATTTCACCGTATCGAACGAATGGCAAGTCCTGGTCGACACTCTTCGATCCTTCTGTGAGGACGAGGTCGATCCCTTGTGGCGGGAGATTGAGGAGTCGAACGCAATCCCCGAAGGACTTCTCG is from Jatrophihabitans telluris and encodes:
- a CDS encoding enoyl-CoA hydratase/isomerase family protein, translating into MSQLRVGMDGAVATVLVDRPPVNALSTALLGELLAAFEALDRDPTVRCVVLSALGDRCFVAGADIREAAETPPDRASERTALGSQLMRRIESVAVPVVAAINGLCLGGGCELAMSADLRIASTSARFGQPEIRLGIMPGFGGTQRLPRLIGVGPALDLMLTGRDVDAAEALRLGLVSRVVAPEELQQEAASIAAEIAGRSATAVRSIKAAVRRGLDLPLDAGLSVEFELSNAVRTSADAAEGLRAFLEKRPPLFGQAPVRDRD
- a CDS encoding zinc-binding dehydrogenase, which codes for MLASALNRGERSRLNEASDGHVFGWDVVGVVERAGTDSTLTPGERVLALSLPGGGWAELVSVRQADVSRVPVAVSTAEAATIPVAGLTALRAVRTCPNLLGATVLVIGGGAVASYAIQLAVLAGARVIALVRSAEAAQRVRDLGAHEVLSGASPVRASCDLVVDTVGGSATQVAVGACRPFGRVVIVGNLGDASAGLAPSDLVSAGCLVQGYRLVVDATAAPVGADLGNLINWVSEGRIRTAPVQEMNWRDSARIAEALAGRMGNDRAVLRMAED
- a CDS encoding 3-hydroxyacyl-CoA dehydrogenase family protein; translation: MKAVIVGAGTMGQGIAEVGLSAGWEIHLVDVDQEILQAARSAIMRRLARRPADREPASQPSIDTLCLGTDLRTACLRADVVIETASEDLAVKVGILTAAAEATTSDAILATNTSALSVTEMGAASGAPHRLVGLHFFNPVPRMRLVEVIRGLETSEAVVERAANFCLELGKDPVILNDSPAFVASRVNALIGNEAFTMLQEGVASAEDIDKALRLGLNHPMGPFELGDLVGWDVRYKVLQHLHVTLGDRFRPNPLMVKYVQAGRLGRKTGRGVYEYPAIDSKG